The segment AGTGCCTGAAGTTTGATTTTTGGTGACATATGGAAGTTAGTTATATGAGATTGAAACCTTTTcctaataaagaaaatgatatgaTCATCTTGTGTCATTCACAGCGGAAGTCAGGAGaactatatataaatgtatgtgcaGAGAGAATGTAAGTCTGTATCCTAGGCTGTTCAGTTAGGATTGACCCTCACAGTATGAAAGGAATCCCTCTTTCATGATAAACAATATTGTAGGAAGTTCACAATTTGTCTTTTGAAGTGTGAGTGTGTTTGTACATGCGTATGTAATAAATTAGGTAATGTATGCAGAGTGTGAATTCAGAACCTCTCCCTCAAAATATGCATTCTCATCTCTTGGTGAATATCTGAAACTACATTACACAGCGTGCACATTTCTTTGCTTTAAGACTTCACTAACGGGTTAACATGCAACAATTATTTCCTTGGGAGATATTCTAGGCGGTTTGCCATCTAATGAAAAACAAGGCTATTAGGACCCAACAGAGCTGGTACTGACTCTTGGTGGTAGTTGGCTGAGTGGCCATAGGCAAGTTATTTTTACTCTAAGGTCCTAATTTGCTCTTCAGGAAAATAAGGTAACAGTGGTTACTTCAGAGTtgatgtgaaaaagaaataagaaaattatagcAATTATCACAGTAATTGgcatattgctgttgttcagttgctcagttgtgtcctactctttgcgaccccatagactgcagcataccagtcttccctgtccttcactggaagatgcttaaaactcaacatgaatGGCTGCCTGAAGCTCTTCCCTGACTCCCATTTTCTCTTATAGGAGAAAACATGGTATGAGTAGGTCTTCAAAGGATGCTGAGAAAGGAGGGTCTGCgaggcccaggaggaggaaatccTGCAGACAAACTTGGTCCACTTTTAATATGGTCAGACTTAGATTTTAGGAACGTACTTGCCTAACAAGTCATGAACCGACCCCATATTTTAAACTGGATAtgaattttactttgtatttttttaccTGAGGAAGTAGAATGTTTAAAGTATACTCCACTTTATGTGGATAATATGTTTCCTGAGCCAGAAATGTTATTTCAGCACTTAtttcaggaaacaaaacaaaacaaaacaaaacaccttataCAGATAGCACTTAAAGGGCATAAACAGTTACAAATTACTTGGAGAAGGTTGAAGGCTTTTCAAACAGGAGCACATCCAAATAACTTTGCATGGCCAAAAGTGAAAAGTATCAGATGATAAATGCTGTATAAGATGCTTAAAGACAATTCACTTTTTGGGGTTAATGAAAGTTAAAATGCACATGCCAGTAGTTATAACCTTGGGCGTCTAGAACTTTGACAAGCTTAAGAAAGTTATAGAACCTATTTTGTGGTTGTTTTAaagcttatatatataaatgttttcattttaaagtagaGTAAAAAATAGTTCTTTTATATCAGTGGTCTTTCCATGAGGGTGCATAACCTCCTAAATTACTTACGTGAATTCTCTGCAGTGAGTTTTTATCCTGCACCTAGTAAATGTCACTCTCCATTCCAGAGACAGGCATTTGATGAAACACAGGAAACAGGTACAATATAGAAACGtatagtttaaatataaaataaatgtagtgAGTCCTGTAGAAAAGTAATATTGGGGTACAGATTAGGGTAAACATATTTCTTGgattaagtatttattttgacCTGGAAAATATTTCTACATAAGATGGCCAGAGTTTTCCCCTCTAAATGCTGTACTCAGGATCTCCAAATAATTGTTTATATTATagttctgggggcttccctggtggctcagacagtcaagaatctgcctgcaatgcaggagacctaggttcgatccctgggtcaagaagatcccctggaggagggcatgtcagcccactccagtattcttgcctggagaatcccatggacagaggagcctggcgggctacagtccatggggtcacaaaaggtcaggCACAATTAAGTGATTAACACACAAATGGATTTGGTGGGGTCTAAACAGaagttgtggagaaggcaatggcaccccactccagtactcttgcctggaaaatcccatggatggaggagcctggtaggctgtagtccatggggtcgctaggagttggacacaactgagcgacttcactttcacttttcactttcatgcattggagaagaaaatggcaacccactccagtgttcttgcctggagaattccagggatggcacagcctggtgggctgctgtctatggggtcgcactgagttggacacgactgaagcaacttagcagcagcagcagcaggagcaaacAGAAGTTGATTAATCACTTGTCTTACTGCTGCAGGAAGATCAAGCTATATTAAGATGattaatttctcacagttttgtcCAGAAGATGGTGGGGAGGTCTTCATGAATGAACTACTAGCACCTATCAACCATTCCTGAGCCAGCATCCATAAGGAGTGGGTACAACTGTGCTGTTCAGTGATGCCTTCTCCACCATGAGGTATAGATATTACTTGATTGTATATGGTTCACATTGAATATCTCAAGCCATTACCACTTGTGTGGTCACAAGATTGCAAAACAAGCTCATGGTGATTTTTTGGCaagatttttagctttttatatttttctcccattgGGGGAAAACACTCAATGCTGTAAGTAGATCAGTACTCGATCTTATCAcattataaacataattttccCAGGGGGCTGGATTAGGCCATTTCCTATATACGCAAGACCATTAACCTGTTTTAAGTAATTGAATAGCTATTGACTACTAATTTGAACATACTGAGTTAAGTTAGCTTATTAACCAGTTTTCTGAAATGCAGTCTCACATCCCTTCTGGCCTACACAGTACAATCAAAACCACTTCGTCTGGATGAAGGACCCTtgcttctgtgtctgtgtgttctGATATCCTTACCAACCTGTTCCTTGCAGGGATCCTTGTCCTTTCTGCCATCCTCGCTTGGCTCCTTGATAAGTTGTTACTGATCAGCGCTGCTACCTCTGACCCTTGCTGCCCCACCATACAATGATGTGAACCATTTCCTGGCTACAAATGTTAGTCTTAGGctcttggcagtggccacagtgcAAACCAGACTTCACTCGCTCACAGCTAGCTCCCCTCCCTCTGCAACCATGTCTGACAAACCCCATAAGGCTGAGGTAGAGAAGTTCGATAagttgaaattgaagaaaacacaaacacaagAGAAAAATGCACTGCCTTCAAAAGAAACTATTGAACAGGAGAAGTAAGCAGGGGAGTCATAATGAAGTCACAATACCTGCACTGCCAGAATGCAATGTACATTCCACAAGCAATgccttattttacttctttttgctGTTAACTTTATAAGATGCAAAGAGGTTGGATCAGCTTTAAATGATTGTGCTACCCTTTTTCACATCAAAGGAAGTAGAAATACTAACAAGTGTAGGCCACTTCTCTCTCTTATCTGCCTGTCTgactaaaaagaaaggaaaagttggTGAAAGAGGAAGCTGGGTGGGACCACAGTGAACTTTAGAGTAAAAAGCAAGCTGGTCCAAGATGCCCTATGGGCTGTGAAGTACAGTTtagagtgccatttcctttttgttAAGGTGATTTTAAATACTGGAACGTGCACtttttaaatacacaaataaaaagttttagaatgtaaaaagaaaatgttggtCTTAAAGGGCACAGAAGAgtgtgttaaaatttttattttgcctaagCTAAGTAGTTCTGTTGATATATAGCAACTAAAAtaactttattcttttcccaCTAACAGCagtaaaactgaaagtgaaaaataagtgaacaaaGTTTGTATATCATAAGTTGTAATGTCCCCTTGTTCCATAATCAACAGTGAAATACCTGTCTTTATAAAGATAAACATGAAGATAAAAGACCTATCTTCTTGtgctttgttttctcctttttcatactCCAGTCTCTATTATCAGAGACTAAAGCTACACAGATTCAGAAACAACATATATCTGGAGACAAATGTCAAGTAATTTGTTTTCTCCTGAAATATGCATTGTAATAGAGAAATGCATGCTTATTTTCTTggacatgtatttcttttttttttttttaattttattttatttttaaactttacaaaattgtattagttttgccaaatatcaaaatgaatctgccacaggtatacatgtatttgttATAGGAAatcttaacattaaaaataatttgattcttGCTATTACCCAAATAATCTTTAGCAAACAATAACCAAAACTTTTTGAAATTCAATTATTCTACAGTTCCTGGGCCAATTAAAATTTTGGACGATTTGGTTACTCTAGTGtatgcatgttttaaaaaatttaaagcttcCTAGTTTTACAACCTCTTCAATGCATGATATTGTTTGTTAATATTCTTTAAACTGGGCTTCTccggggctcagtggtaaagaatccgcctgcaaagcaggaggtgcaggagatgtgggattgatccctgtgtcagaaagatctcctggaggagggcatgacaacccactccagcattcttgcctggaaaatctcatggacaggggccttcaccttccaatgcagggggtgtgggtttgatccctggtgggggatttaggatcccacatgcctgacagctcaaaaaaaaaccaaacataaagcagaagcaatgttataacaaattcagtaaagactttaacaataattcacattaaaaaacatTAGGAAGGATTATAGCCCtccagaagcctggagggctgcagtccgtagggttgcaatgagttggacgtgactgaagcaacttagcatgcacacattcatTAAGCTATTGATAAAAGTTTAAGCAATAGAGCAAATtggtgaattattattttttttaaaagcaaaaactaaaaaccaATTCTTTGTTGTTCATGGAGTGAGACATTTCAGTTTTGCACAAGAAGCATGCTTTCTGACTCACAGCAGCTCTTTTTGTCCTACAAACTGTTTCTTCTCAGTGGGAAGCACATCATATCATACATCTTTATAAGTGTACTGTGTGTAGTAGGAAAGGGTGGTGCCTTGTGAAAGTGGTGTGGGTGGATCTGCTTACACAGGCAAACTGTACCTGTAGTATTTAGCCTCAGATGTGAGGTTGAGGCTGGAGGCTGCAATTCTGGGCTCACTCTACACAGTTAGGTCTCAATTACCTCTTCTGATGAGGAATAGCAGATATCTCGTGCCCAACATGGTGATTTctaaagtacattttttaaaagatattttttgatgtgaatcatttttaaactctttgctgaatttgttataatattgcttctgctttatgttttggttttttgagctgtgaggcatgtgggatcctaaatccccaaccagggatcaaacccacaccccctgcactggaaggtgaagtcttaggtggctcacacagtaaagtctgcctgcaatgcaggagacctgggttcaatccctgggttgggaagatcctgtggaaaaggaaatggcaacccactccagtattcttgcctgggaaatcctatggacagaggagcctggcaggctacagtccatgggtcgcaaagaatcagacaacgATTGAGCAACCAATActtctaatcactggaccaccagggaagtcccctaaagtACATCTTGAACATACAGAATATGTATTTAGCATTTGGATTAAATTAAGTTCCTTTCTGTTCAGTTtagcagtcactcagtcatgtacgactctttgcaaccccatgaattgcagcacaccaggcctccctgtccatcaccaattcccagaattcactcaaactcatgtccatcgagttggtgatgccatccagtcttctcatcctctgtcgttcccttctcctcctgcccccaatccctcccagcatcagagtcttttccaatgagtcaactcttcgcatgaggtggccaaagtattggagtttcagcttcagcctcagtccttccaatgaacacccaggactgatctcctttagaatggactggttggatttccctgcagtccaaaggactctcaagagtcttctccaacaccacagttcaaaagcattaattattgggcactcagctttcttcacagtccaactctcacatccatacatgaccactggaaaaatcatagccttgactagacggtcctttgctggcaaaataatgtctctgcttttgaatatgctatctaggttgcttataactttcctttcacgaagtaagcgtcttttaatttcatggctgtaatcaccatctgcagtgattttggagccccccaaaataaagtctgacactgtttccactgtttcccatacCATTTAAAAAGAGTTTTGTGGCAAGATCTaaatttccctttgttttctgagtCCTGGTTTTGATAGAAAAGGAAAGTGATTCCAAATTGTGTGATGTGTCAGGAAAAAGGTACATGGTATGAGTTTTTGACTGGTGAGGCAGTCAGTTCTGTACTCGCTGTCTGTGTAGTTCCTTTGCCAATTCATACTTTATGGTAACATATTCTAGGTGCTAAGGACATAGTAGTGAGCAAGAAAAGGAAGGTCACTGATCTCAGAAACTGCATACTTtagttgagaaaaataaaaagtaaaagaagaaaaatattaaaaattcagttagtGATTTGAGCTATGAAAAATTTTATAACCTTGTTAATATGTAAAAGATTAAATGGGGAGGGGGCACCATTAAATACAGTGATTGGAGACAACCTCGCTGAGAGAGCAACACAGAGAAGAGACTTTCATGGCAGTCAGGAGACAGTCATGGGCGTGAGTTGAGCATGTTTGAGAAAAACCAAGACCAAAATAAAGGAGAGAGTTGAAGGAAATGATAAGAGACAGGAAAGAAGATAGATTACTTAGATACCATATTATGAAATACACTAGTACTATATAATCAAATAGCAATAGTGATTATTGGAACCTACTGTAAAAGCTACTTCTTTTGGGGAGAAATGCTTACTCTTCTTTGACTTGTGAGAAGGAATTTCATAAACCTGCCTCAGAATTCATGTTAAAGTTATTTTGAGGAGTTCTGATACTCATTTCTTTCATTGTAACCATTGTAAAGGCACtccccaagtggcacagtggtaaagaatccacctgccaatgcaggagactcaagagatgggggtttgaatactaggttgggacgattccctggaggaggaaatggcaacccactctggtattcttgcctggaaaaattccatggacaaaggagcctggtgggctacagtccatgggattgcaaagagttggacatgactaagcatacacacacacacacacacaaccactgtAAAGCTGATCTATGAGAACATTGGATATTACCATAATTTTGTTCCCTTGAATATTTGCTGGGCTGATTTGATGTGATTTTCCCCGTCCCTGTAAATGATGTTATTCTATCTATAACGTCttatagaaaaagtttttaatttcctctttatctACTAGCTGACTCATCCATCCTTGTGGGTCCATATTCTTCTCTTGTAGTTAGGACTTCCTTGTAGTTATAAGAAAAAacgtgtgtgtatgcatgcatgtatgtgcacTTACACAAAGATACAAACACACGTGTTACCACTGAGCTCTTTTGTTTCTTATctttggatcagatcagatcagatcagttgctcagtcctgtctgactctttgtgactccatgaatcacaccaccccagacctccctatccatcaccaactcctggagttcactcagactcacgtccatcgagtcagtgatgccatccagccatctcatcctctgtcatccccttctcctgaccccaatccctcccagcatcagagtcttttccaatgagtcaactcttcgcatgaggtggccaaagtactggagtttcagctttagcatcattccttccaaagaaatcccagggctgatctccttcagaatggattagttggatctccttgcagtccaagggactctcaagagtcttctccaacaccacagttcaaaagcatcaattctttggcgctcagccttcttcacagtccaactctcacatccatacatgaccacaggaaaaatcatagccttgactagacgaaactttgttggcaaagtaatgtctctgcttttgaatatgctatctaggttgg is part of the Bubalus bubalis isolate 160015118507 breed Murrah chromosome 11, NDDB_SH_1, whole genome shotgun sequence genome and harbors:
- the LOC112587857 gene encoding thymosin beta-4-like, whose protein sequence is MSDKPHKAEVEKFDKLKLKKTQTQEKNALPSKETIEQEK